TAGTGTAGCCTATCCAATAATAATATATCGATACTGCAAGACGCTATTGATTTAGATATGCAAGCAGGTAATGAGGAGGAACAGATTAAAAATGGAAAAAGTACCGTATATTATTGACTGGTATTGATATAAAAATTCCCGATGTTGTTTCCCTTCAAAATTAATAACGTTTAACGATCATAATTAATAATACACCTTACAAACAGTTTAAAGAGTAATATAGATTACCCAAACAATATAAATAATAGATCTTTTATTATAAATATATAAACTATATACCCATTCCTAACAAATATAATAATTATAAAGTGAGGTTCTGAAATGGGTAAACTTGTCGCAGTGGTAGGCGATCGAACAACGAAAGGCGGATATATACTTACTGGATCAGGTCCTGCTACTTGTGGTGGCAGGAGTATAGCTTTGGTGGGTGATTTGGTTACTTGCCCAAAATGTGGAAGTAAAGGGCAAATTGTTGAGGGTGCTCCTAATCTTACATTTCATGGTAAACCGGCTGCTTATCATGGTTGCCGTGTAGCATGCCAATGTACTCCTATAGGAAGTAATCAAATTATAGCGGGTCTAAGCTGGATGTCCGTTGATGTTATCCTACCAAAACCATCAGAAAGCACAAGATATGTATCTAATCCTGAAACTCGTTCAAAAATCAGAATAGATGTAAAAAAGCTATTAGATTTGGCTAAAGAAGTTTGCGAAAAGCATTTATATTATATGGTGATTCAACAGGAATTTATGAGGGCTATAGAAATCTTTGCAAATAGTATAGTTGCACAGGTTGATAATGGCTCAATGAGTGATACGGAAGGCTCGGAAGAGATCCAAAAAGAGAAAAAAAGCCTCCTTTATCAATCATATCTCTGGGGTAAAAATGGTATTTCTGTTTTTGGTGGTATAGGTCAGATTGTGTCAGGGGTAGCATTGTGTGAGACGGGTCTCGGTTGTGTATTTGCAGCTCCTATAGTTGCTCACGGATTGAATGGCACATATGAAGGCGGGGCGGGTATTTATAATGGAGTTATGAATCAAATTGACGGTGGTAATAGGAGTTTAGAAGTTGAAGGACCTTTAAGAAAGGGGTATCAATCAGCCGTAGAAGCATTAGGGTTTGACAGTTCGGTCGGTTCTATAGTCTATGATGTATTTGATTTAGCAGTTTCAGTACAAGGTAAATTAAAGCTTGTGGCTAAATTAAACGAATTTGGAGATCCAAAATTTAAACTGTTTTGGTATGGAAGACAGGATCTAGAAAGGGCTTATAAACAAATGAGTATTAACCTACTTAATTTAGAGATGTTGGGTGATACTTCATTGACCTTTGATATTATAAATCAGTTGAACAATGTTTTCTTTTATAACAAAACTACAGAACAGGTTATTATGACTGTTAAAGAGCCTGAAACAATTACTAATGTAGGGCAGATTGTTGATGACTGTCATCTAGTAATAACTGTAACGGGCACAGATGAAGATGTACCGGCTTATTATCGCTGTAAGACAAGTGATAACACAGAATATAGAAAAGATCTAGAAGGCAATATAATAGGGATTGATTAGAACAATGATAATTTTCACTTGTGCCCTCTATTATTTTTTAGTAATAGTAGGGTTCTTTTTTCAATATTATTTTAAAAAATTTACAGCTTCTGATTATTACATGAATCCAGAATTAAATCTTAAAAGGGTATTTTGCATTGCATATCATTATTTTATATTAGCTTACTCAATGTTAATATTTTGGTTAGTTGGAAATGAAGTAATACAAAGTTTTACCGTCCTAATTTCTGTATTTATAATTATCTTAGTTTATAACTCTTTTGCAACTACTTTAGAGTTTGCCATAAGTACCAGAAAAAGAAAAAGAAAAAGAAAATGGAAATGATGTATTAAGACTAAGGAGCTATCTAACAATGATTATTCAATGGATATTATTTATTTGCTTTACGGTATTCAGTGTTTACGTTAGGCTTTATTTTTTCTTACGTGCAACAAATTATTACAGTGATAAATCTTTAAATCTTAAGCGAATATATGCAATTATTTATTACATTTTTACGCTTAGTTATTGTGTTTATATGTTTTTTGTAGTATTTGATAACTTGGATGTGTTGGGAGGGGATTTTTTATTCACATTCATTTCATGGCTTTTAATTATGAACTTCACTATGAATGTGTTTTTTGTAATTAGCCTAACACAAAAATACTAAAAATAAATAAAGGTAATTGGTAGGTAGTGGTGAGTGTTTTATTAAAAATTATTTATCTTTTCTTTTATTATTCCATTTGCCACTACAATCGTGATTCACACAATATTGGTTATTGAACTATTCTAAATGTGGGAATAGCAGGCTTTAAGTTGTAAAGTTGTTCAACTTCTTTTGAAGACAGAAAAAATATTTTGGCTATATCGTCCAAATCATAATCCAATTCATTTCTCATATAATTTAATATAGCAGTTATAAGAGTTGGTTTTTCGCCAAGTATTTCAATTTCAACAGGCTCATTTATCCTATAACCTCGTAACGACATTTGTCTATTTAGATAATTTTCTTGTCCTGCTGTTATAACCTTAAGTGTTTTCGCTCTATAAATTAGCGACTTCATAGAAGCCCGCCAGAAAGGTTTCAAATAAGCAGCCTTTTCTATAGTCATCTCTTTTAGGTCTGATTTTATGTCCGATGCTGGCATTAAAAATTCTGCTGCAAATCGATCTGCTTCCTCTTCCATTGTTGGCGTTGGAATTCTATGCATAACTAAATGTCCTAGTTCGTGCGCTAGTGTAAATCTATAATTGTCTTGAAATTGGTTTTTATTAATAAAAATTAAAGGAGGTAAACCAGATATATAATAACTCACGCCTGATAATCCAGTGTGCTCCATATCGCAGTCCATAACTATGCAGCCAGCACGCTCTAAAGCTGAAATGATATTTTTAATTGGACCAGACGGTAGATGCCATGCTTTTCTTACATTTTTAGCGATTTCTTCAACATTTCCGTCATAATCATCAAGATCATATTGTGGGAATATATATTCTGGCTCAAAATCAATAAATTCAAGTAGTTTACGCAAATGAATTATTCTAATGTTGATCTCGGCCACCAATTTATCTAACACCTTTACGCCAATAGATGCATTTTTCTTAAACATAGGTATCGCGCTTAAAGGACCACCATATAATCTTGATTTTTGGAAAAATAAAGATTTGGGGCACGCTAAAGCAGACGAAAATAAATCTATTTGTTTGTCAGTAATAGGGTTCAAACCTTGTTCTATTTTTGATAAAGTACCTTGAGTAATACTAACTCTTAAGGCTAATTCTTTTTGACTTAGCCCTAGCATTTTTCTTCTTAGCTCAATCATTTCAGGGTGAATTAATTCACTCTCATTTATTAGCTTCGTCATTTGTAACCTTAAGTTTCTTTAAAATATATCTTTTTCATTTTTAAATACTGAATATCATTTCAGAATGAGCAAGCATGATATTGCTAGTTTGTCATTGACCTTCAATATAAACTTGTGAGCCTTTTTACAATATTCACCTATAATCCCGGTTAACTTATCAATACCACAATTTAATGCTATGCTGTTTTATCGCAACTCTCGCTTCCGGAGGAGAGGTTTAAAGTCGGTATAGAATGAGGTGAGTTTTACGGCAAAGAGCAAGTCATAAATTGGTTAAACTTAGATATTCTACGATGTTTATCCATAAAATATCTGATTGCAAGTTCTGTCAATATTGACTTCATTACATCCCTTAATCGATTAAGGCGTTTGTAAGTTAACAGTTTTTTCTCCAATTTAAAAAGGCGAACAGCTAACTTCTCATCAATCCAAGTTATTTCGTTTATGAACTCATCATATTCTTTAGTATAGGATCCATTAATTAGCTTTTTTGCTTCCTCAATAGCTTGATTTTCAATAATTAACTCTTGATTACGTTTTAAATCTTCTTCATGGTCTAACCTACGTAGATGTTGATTAGTTATACAGTCATTTGCAGATATGGCTTCGGCGTACATGATCAACCTCACTCGTTATTATTAATTTCAAACTAAAAACCATTGGATAAAATGGGCTTTGATTTGAATGTTATGTAAAACATTAGCAATCTATTTAGTAAAAGAACTTGCTAGCTAGTCGATCTCTCTTTAAGGTTAGGGCTAGTAGTGGGTAAGTCGTTCACCCGATGCGTACTTTTATGATTGCTAATTTTTACTTTGTTATGAGGTATAAATATTACCAAATGGTTATATTTTAGTAAATACCATTTAGTTAGATTGATTTAAATTTATTGACCAATAGGTAATAATTTATTGTTTTGTTAGGGTTAATTTATTTTCTGATTGATTACTTTTTAATCTAAAATATACATGAAAGTGGATTCAGAGATGTTTTTGAACTAAAAAAGCCCCAAAGGGGCTTTGTCAATCATTATGATGTTAAGCCGCTATAGCTAAAGATAATGCAAATTTATATCCATCATTATATGCAGCAAAAGCATCTTTATGACGAACATGACCTGCTTGACTATAAGGAATAGTAGCTAATACAGAATCATTTTTTGCTTTAGGTATTT
Above is a genomic segment from Frischella perrara containing:
- a CDS encoding XRE family transcriptional regulator; translated protein: MTKLINESELIHPEMIELRRKMLGLSQKELALRVSITQGTLSKIEQGLNPITDKQIDLFSSALACPKSLFFQKSRLYGGPLSAIPMFKKNASIGVKVLDKLVAEINIRIIHLRKLLEFIDFEPEYIFPQYDLDDYDGNVEEIAKNVRKAWHLPSGPIKNIISALERAGCIVMDCDMEHTGLSGVSYYISGLPPLIFINKNQFQDNYRFTLAHELGHLVMHRIPTPTMEEEADRFAAEFLMPASDIKSDLKEMTIEKAAYLKPFWRASMKSLIYRAKTLKVITAGQENYLNRQMSLRGYRINEPVEIEILGEKPTLITAILNYMRNELDYDLDDIAKIFFLSSKEVEQLYNLKPAIPTFRIVQ
- a CDS encoding PAAR domain-containing protein, with translation MGKLVAVVGDRTTKGGYILTGSGPATCGGRSIALVGDLVTCPKCGSKGQIVEGAPNLTFHGKPAAYHGCRVACQCTPIGSNQIIAGLSWMSVDVILPKPSESTRYVSNPETRSKIRIDVKKLLDLAKEVCEKHLYYMVIQQEFMRAIEIFANSIVAQVDNGSMSDTEGSEEIQKEKKSLLYQSYLWGKNGISVFGGIGQIVSGVALCETGLGCVFAAPIVAHGLNGTYEGGAGIYNGVMNQIDGGNRSLEVEGPLRKGYQSAVEALGFDSSVGSIVYDVFDLAVSVQGKLKLVAKLNEFGDPKFKLFWYGRQDLERAYKQMSINLLNLEMLGDTSLTFDIINQLNNVFFYNKTTEQVIMTVKEPETITNVGQIVDDCHLVITVTGTDEDVPAYYRCKTSDNTEYRKDLEGNIIGID